In Mesotoga sp. BH458_6_3_2_1, the genomic window GATAGAACATCCCTATTGCAACATCCATGTGGGCAGCGTCATCTATCCTCTCTACCTTTCCTTCTTCCATTTCCCGAAAGGAAGCCTTTAGACTGACGAATTCCCTTGCATAAACGACTTCTTCTCCCGAGATGTCAAGAACAATGGGAGTGAGAGAAATCGCAAGAGATGCAAGCATTGAAGCAAAAACTATCAGGAAAGCCCTTGCAAACCGGGGGTGAAAAGCGACCGTAGAACTCACGATATCTTCGACCTCACATTATCTATGTGAGCACTCTTCGTGTAACTGTCGGCGTGAGTGAATCCCATTAACTTCACGTAGATCCTGTCGACCTGTTCAGGCTCAAATACATTCGGAGAACTCATCATGTCAAGCTTCACGTTTCTCAGTAGGCTGTCTCTCTTCATAACAAATACATTTGGCAAATTGACACTAAGCTTCTTCAAGGTGCAACGCTCACTGAAAACTATATAAGACCTGTATAGTTCTGGATTTCCCAGCCCGGTCGCATGCTTCAGAGCCGTTATGTGACCATTGTTTTGCCACACTGGATTATAGAAGTGATTCTTCTGCTTGTTCTCCAGGACCTGAGTCCAGTTTCTTCCCTTTTCATCGCCAAAGATCCAGCCGCTGTAGTTCTTCGATTCAAAAACGTATATTCCGGTCTCAGCTATCATCAGAATATCTATCTCCGTAGTCGATCCATCCGACTTTGGAAGATAGACGTTCGTCAGCAGCCGGTGATGTCTTTCCAGTTTCTCGAGCCTGGAAGAGATAAGAAACTCGCCGTAGTTCCGCTTATCGAAAAGAATCTGCAGAAAGGAGTTCCCGCTCGCATCCTTATACGAAGATTTCCTGTACTTAAGATAGATGCTCAAAAGATAAAGAACTACGAAGCCAATTGCCAAAAGTACGATTGCAGAAAGAAACGCACTTAAGGTCATTCATTACCTCCCATGGGATACCCACAAAGACAATCGATACTCCATTCATACGAAAAAAATCGATTCGCTTAGTCGAGCAGATTCCCCAGAAGAAAAAAGAAAGAAAACCAACAACTGAATTCTACCATTTGAACTCTTGCAAACAACAATCGTCGCGGAAATTACTGTGATGTGGCAAATGGAGGAAATCTTAAAGGTCCATACGGGATTTTTCTCTTCACAGAGAACCGTTGACGGCAGACCTGCTATGACTAACGAAAGTCTACGTTACCAGAATGAAAATAATCGAGTCTGTACCCAAAGGTCCGTTATCTTCTTTTCTCTTTGCATTGCCATCCTGAAAGAAAAACGAGGTTACGGCCATGTAAATAATGGAGTCTGTCCCGAAAAACTTCACGATAATTTGTCATGCTGAACTTGTTTCAGCATCCCGTTCTAAGAACCGCTGCACGCTAAAGAACGTGAACCCGCTGAACGCTGGGAAGAGCCTAGAAAGAGCATTAACGAGACTTTGATTCGCTCACGAGAAAGCGAGAGCGAAAATAGGGACTGACGAGCTCCTAGCGTCTGTCCCATTTTTCGCGTTACAAAGCGAGATCCTGGCCAGAAGCGAGCCAGGATGACCCGAAACGGTATCATCCAATAATCGACCTTACCGTCATCCCGTAGTGCTCCTGTACGGGATCTGGTCTTGAAAACACGGCAAAAACCGAGATCCTGACCAGGAGCATTGTCAGGATGACGTTTAGGGTGCCATCTCGTTGAGCTTGCCCTGATTAGCCTGCCCTGAAGTGCTCCTGTTCAGGGTTCCTGTTCAGGACCTTTGCACGGGATCTCGTTCTTCTCATACGTCTCGCCCTCTCTCCTCTTCTCGTAGTTCTTAACCAAAAACCTGGACACCAAGTAACGGAACGAAGACCCGCTGGCACTCTCTCACGGATCTAGCTCTCTTCTCGGAGGACGGAGAACCGCTACGGCAAATCTGTTCTAATTGAGCGAATAACAATATTACGAGAATGTAAATAATAGAGTCTGTCCCGAAAAACTCTACCTGTTCTAATTGAACGAAGAATTATATTGCAATAATGTAAATAATGGAGTCTGTCCCCAAAGATCCAGTTTCCTAACGTCTGTTCCATTCCTCACTCCATAGATCGAGTTCCTGGCCAGAAGCGCGCCAGATGACGTGAAGCGATGTCATCCCACAGTCCCCCATACTGTCATCCCGTAGAGCCCGCCCCTGAATCCACTCACTTAGTCATCCCGTGATGCAACTGCACGGGATCTGGTCTTGAAAACACGGCACGGATAGAGATCCTTGCCAGAAGCGCGAGGATGACGTGAAGCGATGTCATCCCACAGTCCCCGTACTGTCATCCCGTAGAGCCTGCAATGATAAGCGCCTCCTCTGTCATCCCGCAGTGTTCCTGTGCTGGATCTCGATCTTGCGAGACGCTGGACCCAACAATCTCAGATTTGGTTCTTCCGCTCTTCTCAAATAATGGAGAACCGTTGACGGCAGACCTCTCTGACTGACGAATGTCTATGTTACCGAAATGTAAATAATGGAGTCTGTCCCGAAAAACCTGCTCTGACTAACGAAAGGGTCACGGGATCTCATTCTTCTCGTCCTTATCGCCCTCTCTCTTTTCTCTCCGGTTCATTAAGTAAGAAGAAAGATGCTAGGCGTGAAGTGTCGAAGAATCGTTTTCCCCAGCGTACAGCCTTCAGCGTTTGTTGTCCAAGCGGCTCTTTCCCCGCGAAGCGGGCATTGCGACCTGGCATGATCTTTGCCAGCCCTGCGTCCCGGGATGAACTTCCCGGCCCTGCGTCCGCCGATGATTTTCGGCGCCTTGCGTCTTGCAACTTCTAGTCGGAGGACGGAGAACCGGTGACTGCTGACGGCAAATCTGTTCGAAATGAATCAAGAACTATATTACAGGAATGTAAATAATGGAGTCTGTCCCGAAAAATCCTGTTGACGGCAGACCTCTCTGACTGACGAATGTCTATGTTACCGAAATGTAAATAATGGAGTCTGTCCCGAAAAACAGGACCAGAAAACCCCTACCTCCGGGTCGTACATAAAATTCAATCCGGGAACCGGAGAGAAGATAAGAAATCTGAATATCGTCTTCTTCAGAGAGAACCAGTCGACGAGTACGGGAACAGACAACGGTTTCCTGGACATCTCGGGTCTCGAGACAGGTACATGGGGATACATGGCGAAGGTGGAGACACTTTCTCTTGAAGGAGTCAAGTTGTATCTTCTTGAGGGAACCGTAAGCGTTCCCGGAGCAAACATTATTGAATTCTCAACCTTCACAGATCATGCAGACATTACTCTTATTGATGAAAACGGGCTGGAGTTATCTGATTCCAGTATCGTTGCGGCTAGATTCTTCCTCTTAGATTTCTATGATACTCAATCTACGACCTCTTACTCCGAAGTAAAAAAGCTCTATGGAAACATACCGACAATAGCCATGATTCATTTCATTGAGCTAGGCCAGGGAAGACACTGGTTCACAGAGAATCTACCTATGTCATCTGCATGCACATTGTCGCTTGAGAATTGTGCAACACTTAACTTCATTAGCAGCATTGACCTATACGAAGCGATAGATCTCGGTATAAGTTTCAATTTCAGAAGCAAAGTATCGACGGAGTATCATACATCAGACTTCACAATACGGCTAATGCCCTGCGATACGGTTGGCTATCATTACGGGGTTTGCAGAAACGGAACATGCTACTATTCAAATCTCGAAGGCTTGCAGCTCACGTCAGGGCAAACAACGGATATGCATGTTCTTGAAGGACTACATATCGAAATTGACGGGATACCCGATGACGCAACCGCGGTAACCATGAACTCGGGAAACCAATGGCTCGGGGCTAGACTTAAGGACGCATCAGGATGTCTTGAATGTCAGATTCCAGTAACCATCACACTGTACGATGCGTACGGAAGCATTATTCATCAAGTAGAAATCTGGAACTGGGATTTCGGTCATGAATTCAGCTTACCCTCGACAGGAAACTATGAACTTCTGATTTCCGCCCACCTTATAGAATTTCCGGATTCTGTGCTTGAAAACACCTATCTAGTACGGACTCTTCAAATCACTGCGGAATAGAGCAATAAAAACTAACTCAAGGGGCGCGTGTAGGCGCCCCTTTTGTTCAGAATATCTTCGTAACAAAAATTATCTTGTCGGAGGACGGAGAACCGTTGACGGCAGACCTCTCTGACTGACGAATGTCTATGTTTCCGAAATGTAAATAATGGAGTCTGTCCCGAAAAACATGAGCAAGTGTCCACGAAAAATATCGCTTTGCACATACAGCAACCTCCTAATAGTACTCCCTTGCTTGAATACTTTGCTCTTTTAGACTAGTACTGATTCGCAAGCAGAAGCTTTTAGATAATCTAGCAAATCTAGCACTTTTCGCAAATGTTCATCAATTTAACGGCTCCAGCGGTCTTCCAACCGCTTCTCAGAGCAAGTGCTTTAACTTGCTTACAATCAAACGGAATGCTTCGTTCTTTGAGTTCTTGGAGCTTCCTTTTTGCGAATTCTACATCTGATTTATTCGATAGATTGTCACCTACGTTTACTATTTTCGTAATTTTACATATCGTATCAATTAGAACCTGATTAGCATTTATTGAGTTGCTCACAAGCTGTTCAGTTCCGTCAACGCATATTGATTTGTAGTCCCAAGTGTATTTCCAGAAACTGACATCGCTGATCGTCCAAGGAACAACAACAACTGAAGATATGTATTCGCGTTTGTCATCGAGTACAGCCAAGCTTTCCTCGCTAGTAAAAGCGGCAAGCACCGAATTGTTGATGGTCGTTAGCGAAAAGGTCCTTTGAGTAAGTAATCGTATTACAAAATCAGTCTCGTCTATATAACAATAGCCCACTTTTCTGAGCTTATTGACAGCAAAAGCTCCAAGAAGCTTTTCAATCTCTCCGAAAAGATTGTCTTTCGTATCCACATACAGAATCATTTCTTTCAATTCCTTGTCAGACGCGTTTTTCGCTGCAACTATGAATCCTAGTTTCAACCCTTCCGCGTGATCATTTATCAAGGTATCGTCTATGATACATCTGTCCATCTCCTCCTCCTTTGGTTTCTTGCTAATGAGTCCTCATCTCACGAACTCTATCGGCTTGGGCAATGTGATTTCTTCAAATGCTTTGAGAGCATAATCATCTGTCATACCCGCTATGTAATCAATAACAACTCTCAACGGACTGAATTGCCCTAATGGATATGCATTTTGCCTTCTTTCAATGTAGTCACCAATACGATTGATGAGCTTTCCATGGTCACCTCTATACAGTTCGAAAGCCATCTGATACTCGCCAACATGATGTACAAGATACTCGAAGAGCGTCTCAATTATTCTCTCTACGTATTCAATATACTTTGCTAACACTTCATGCTTATAGATCTTGTCATAGTTGAATCTCTTCAGTTTCGTTATCAAATCAAACTTTTGATCAGAGAAACCGATTAGTTGATTTCTCAATGACCAATGGACCAAATCGTTCACGAGAGTATCAATTATTTCTCCGTTTTTGCCGCCAAGAGCGTCACGTATTGTCTCTGGGACATCCTCAATCTTGACTATATTGGCAGTAATTGCGTCCTCAATGTCGCGCCCTAGGTATGCTATCTTGTCGGCAAATCTTACAGCACAACCTTCATAGGTCGTTGGAATTGTCCCCTTCTTCTGAATAGTATCAAGATCTTTCGGGGTTTCACATGGAGCAAGGCTACGGTCATCTTCTTCCCCGCAATGAGACACTATCCCGTCTCTGACAGCATAAGTTAGATTGAGGCCCTTGCCATCGTTTTCAATCCGATCCAATACTCTAAGGCTTTGGACCTCATGAAAGAAACCCCCAGAACTGGACGCTAGTTCATTGAGTTTCTTCTCTCCCGCATGCCCAAATGGAGCATGGCCAATGTCATGGCCAAGCGCGATCGCCTGCGCCATCTCTACGTCAAGTCCCAAAGCTTTGCATATTACTGAAGCTATAGTCGATACATGCAGCGAATGCTCAATTCGAGTGCACACATGATCGTTTTGAGGAGAGAAGAAAACCTGAGTCTTCTTTTTCATTCTTCTGAAGGCCATACAGTGGATAATCGCAGTTTGATCCCGGAAATACGGACCTCTAATGTCTTCTTCGCGCTTCTGAATCCTTGTCTTGTAGAAATCATCAGTCAAAGGATTTCGAAAACCAGCCATACTTATCCCCCTTTTGTGCTGTGTTTTCAACTCCTCTATGTAGATTCAGAAATGATTCCCCAATCAAAACTCAAACAATTAACGAGAAAAAGTCCTGTTCTCAGCAGAACAACTACGTACAACTTGCCGCACCGATGCATGACCTCTGTTTCCTCAACGGCCTTAAAACAGAAAATGCTCAAAACAAGAAAGAATATTGCAAAGCAATTCTATCACTATCACGCTTTGTTCAGAAAACAAGCTCAGAATTGAGATGATTATGAAAGCTTGGCTTTGGATTCAACTATGTACTCAGCGTTGGGAAACGCTTTTAGAACTATGTCTTCAAGCCTAGAACCAGTGCCCAAAGAACACCAAGAAGCTCTCATACACATCTAACTGTCAACCAAATATGTTCGAAAGAGCGTAAGGCTTGTCAGCATCCAACAGAAGATTTCGAAGAGGCTTTTAGTACTTCGTTTTCTTCAGGAAAGACAATAGAAGTTCTCTTACTATTCCAAGTTCTCCTATTTTGAATAGCTTGCTCAGGCCTACATACGTAAGAAATCCAACAAAGACTTGAACAATCAACTTGACTAGGTCTCCACCTGGCATTAGCAAACCCACAATCAATACAAGCGCTCCCATGACAAATGAAAGAATGTACGATGGAAGAATGTCCTTAACCTGGTCTTTGATTGAGTAAGAAATCAGCTTCTTTGAGTAAACTGCATTTATGTAATAAGATATATAGGAACTTAGTACTGATCCCCACAGCAGCCCGATTATTCCTAGTCTCAGGAGGAGGACAATCACTATTATGGCAGTTGTACTTGCTTTCTTGATTATCTCAAGTTTAAGAAACAGGTCGGATCTGCCCTTCACTTGGAGTATGTTGAGATTGATAGCGTGAAGAGGGAAGAGCATCCCCGCAAAGCAAAGAATCTGGAAGTACGGAATTGAAAGAAGCCACTTTTCTCCAAAAATGAGACTAATCAAAGGATCAGCGATCGCTGCCAGAAATACCATTAATGGAAAGTTAATGAAAGTGGATGTTCTTATTATCTTTGAGAAACCGTTTCGAAGACGATGCTCGTCCTTTTGGATGCTACTTAACACGGGATAGCTAACGCGTTGAAGTGATGTACTCACTGCGTGTGAAGCGACTTCCTCGAGCTTCTTTCCGTTTGTGAAATAACCTAGTTCTGTTGCGGAAAAGAATCTCCCGATAATCACATAGTATATATTCACATATATTGTGTTCAGCAATCCGGACGCCAACAAGCGAGACCCAAATCTGAATAGCTTCTTGAATGATGTCATGCTGAAGACAAGTGAAGGCTTCCATTTGTTTGAAATAGAAAGAAGCAGGGCAACAAGAAATTGCATTGTCAATGTCCTGATTACTAAGCTCCAAACTCCCAAACCAAAATATGCAAGTGCAACGGCAACTGCACCCGACACAACTGAAGCAACGATACTAATCTTTGTCTGAGTCTTGAAATCGATTCTTCTAACCAGCATAACTCGCTGAATAATCCCAAAAGAGTTAATGATCAGCACAAGAGACAAAACTCTGAGTATTTGAATGAGCTTAGGTTCTCTGAAAAAATCACTGATAACAGGTGCTGATAAGAAAAGTACTAAATAAAGAGCAGATGCCATTGCGAGGTTGAAATAGAAGACGGTTGAGAAATCCTCTTGCTTAGCGTCTTGCTCGCGAATCAACGCCTGACTAAAGCCGCTATCTATGAAAGTTGTTGATAGTGATATGAATATCGTAATCATCCCTATGAGCCCGAAATCTTCTGGAAGGAGCATCCTAGCAAGTATTACTTGTATAATGAATTGTATTCCTTGATTTGCTATGAGATCAGAGAAGCTCCAGAAGAGCCCTGATGCAGCCTTTTGTCTTAGGTTAGATGACTCATTCATTCAATTCTCCGTTTCACTGGATAGTAAGTTTTTTGCTTTAAGCACTGAATATAGGTTCACTATTGAGCTATACCTAACACAACAAATCATACATCCTGACTTGAACATAATTGTTACGACATTAGCCGGTCAGTTCCAACTATTGAGGTAAGGGAGCTCCGAGAAGATCTTTTCAGAGTGATTAAACGATGTAATATTCGTCAGATGGCAGAATCCACAATAATATCTGTTAGTGCATGAAGAGAATTACCGGTTCAGACAGCTTACCGTAGCTTCAGAAGAAAGATGGCAGGAAGATGAATTTTTCTCCCTGCCGTTAGGGTGTGTGAGTAGTGCAGTTCCAAGTTGCATCAAAAGCATAGTTGACCGTCAAAGGTCCACCGTCCGCCGAAAAGAGAGAGAAAATGGCTCATCAATGATTCACTTTGGAAGAAGATATCATGATGCAGTTGATTGCCGTTTTCCCGGAAAGACCGATAATCGCTGAAGAGGCCGTTACCTAGGTACTATTCTTGCTCTTCTTCCGTCAGCATCGCCCTTTCCCAGTCGAAATGAAGGACTGTTTCTCGGTTTAGGGGTTTTCCTCTGTCTCTAGAGACTATGACCCTCAGCTCTTCTTTCGGAGCATTGTCGTCATAGGAACGCTCGTGATGAAGCATGATTATCGTGTCCGCGCAGGCTGTTATCTCTTCACCGTCGTGAAAGTCCTTCTCTTGAGGAAGATTTCTTGGATTGTTCATTACCGTTCTCTTTAGCTGGCTTGCAATAACGATCGGCATTTGGAGAAACGTGGCCAACTCCTTGAACCACTTGAGTTCGCCTTCTCTCTCACGAATGAGCTGAAGGTAGTCGACAAAGCAGATATTGTATCTG contains:
- a CDS encoding nuclease-related domain-containing protein — its product is MTLSAFLSAIVLLAIGFVVLYLLSIYLKYRKSSYKDASGNSFLQILFDKRNYGEFLISSRLEKLERHHRLLTNVYLPKSDGSTTEIDILMIAETGIYVFESKNYSGWIFGDEKGRNWTQVLENKQKNHFYNPVWQNNGHITALKHATGLGNPELYRSYIVFSERCTLKKLSVNLPNVFVMKRDSLLRNVKLDMMSSPNVFEPEQVDRIYVKLMGFTHADSYTKSAHIDNVRSKIS
- a CDS encoding deoxyguanosinetriphosphate triphosphohydrolase family protein produces the protein MAGFRNPLTDDFYKTRIQKREEDIRGPYFRDQTAIIHCMAFRRMKKKTQVFFSPQNDHVCTRIEHSLHVSTIASVICKALGLDVEMAQAIALGHDIGHAPFGHAGEKKLNELASSSGGFFHEVQSLRVLDRIENDGKGLNLTYAVRDGIVSHCGEEDDRSLAPCETPKDLDTIQKKGTIPTTYEGCAVRFADKIAYLGRDIEDAITANIVKIEDVPETIRDALGGKNGEIIDTLVNDLVHWSLRNQLIGFSDQKFDLITKLKRFNYDKIYKHEVLAKYIEYVERIIETLFEYLVHHVGEYQMAFELYRGDHGKLINRIGDYIERRQNAYPLGQFSPLRVVIDYIAGMTDDYALKAFEEITLPKPIEFVR
- a CDS encoding lipopolysaccharide biosynthesis protein — protein: MNESSNLRQKAASGLFWSFSDLIANQGIQFIIQVILARMLLPEDFGLIGMITIFISLSTTFIDSGFSQALIREQDAKQEDFSTVFYFNLAMASALYLVLFLSAPVISDFFREPKLIQILRVLSLVLIINSFGIIQRVMLVRRIDFKTQTKISIVASVVSGAVAVALAYFGLGVWSLVIRTLTMQFLVALLLSISNKWKPSLVFSMTSFKKLFRFGSRLLASGLLNTIYVNIYYVIIGRFFSATELGYFTNGKKLEEVASHAVSTSLQRVSYPVLSSIQKDEHRLRNGFSKIIRTSTFINFPLMVFLAAIADPLISLIFGEKWLLSIPYFQILCFAGMLFPLHAINLNILQVKGRSDLFLKLEIIKKASTTAIIVIVLLLRLGIIGLLWGSVLSSYISYYINAVYSKKLISYSIKDQVKDILPSYILSFVMGALVLIVGLLMPGGDLVKLIVQVFVGFLTYVGLSKLFKIGELGIVRELLLSFLKKTKY